GATATcatcagaaaagaaaaataggttGCCAGATCCACTAATACAAGCAACGAGGCTGGGCATCATTGAGTTAGTTCAGGAAATCCTCAGTGTCTACCCTGAAGCTGCGTATACCTTCGATGGAACAGGAAGGAATATACTGCAAATTGCAGTGGAGGAGAAAAAATGGTTCTTGTATGACTACTTGATGACTAATGGTACTAACATGGACAGGATGCTAAGTGCTATTGATCACGATGGAAATAGCATTATACATCTCGCAGCACACCTGGAATCCCTTCACAGCACACCCCCTGGTGTTGTTCCGCAAATGATGTGGGAAGTTCTCTGGTTTAAGGTACCAAATTAAATTAATACCAGTATTGCATTGCTTGTTGTATAACTTTTCCGGACTATTTGCAACTTATGATTGATCTTTGGCTCCATAGCGGGTTCAATATGACTCTTATCCATATCTTTGGCAACTACAAAATTCTGATGGGAAGACAGCAAAACAAGTATTCGAGACGAAACATGCAAGCCTACGCGAAAAGGCTGAGAGAACTGTGAGAGAATTGGCCAACACTGTGTTGATTGTGTCTGCCCTCATTGGTACCATAAACTTTGCTGCAATTTTTACTGTACCTGGAGGTTTCGATCAAATGACTGGAGAGCCCATTTTTCTCAAGAACCGGCGCTGGGAATTCGGCTTGTTGATGTTCTACTTAGCAGGAGGGCTGTTCTCCTCTCTGTTCACCATGGGGACTCTGCTTGTGATTTTCTTTTTGCGATTTGAAACTGAGGATTTTTATGTTTCCCTGCCCTGCTACTATGTGATGGACATGATTGCCATCTTCTACTCCGCGGTCTTCACAATCGTAGCATGTTGCCAAGCATTAATAGTACAGAAAGTTGTGATCACTGACTTCAGACCCCTTGTGGTGTTCTTCTTTATCTATGGTCTGGTGGCCCTTGTGCTCATGGAAACATCATATCGGATGTTCGACTATGTGTATTACCTAATTCGATATTCACTTTCTTATAGAGGGCAAGAATCTTAAGCACTGCCCTTGCTTATTCATGTCAATTTCGTGCGGACTGAAAAAGTTTGAGCAAGTTTGTGAAAACTTTTGCTTGTCATCTATTGATTTAGGTGAATTTCCTATAGGGAAAAAACCGAGTGAAGAATGTAACAATAAAAACATGTTCATGAATAAAAGTTGAAATCCAACTCGAATACCACCATAATGAATTTTGATAGTCATCTTGAAAACCAATTAGCAATAAATTGGCTCACTCAAGATCTTACtaacggaaaaaaaaaactcaagatCTTATAAATTCGACTAAAAGTTCTTGGGAAGCCAATGCCTTTGCATCTGTCAAAGGGCAATACGTTTTAAAGATTAGTCTTAAGTTATTCTAAATTTGATAATCAATTTGTGCAGCAGTTCTCAAAGCCTTTAAAGAACgaattttccttttaaaataTTTGACAAATCACTTTCTTTAAAtaattttacaaaaagaaaaatagacgCAAACAGGAAAGCTCAGCTCCTTTCTATTGATGTAACTTGCATCAACTGCATTGCAAAGTCAACCGCAAAAtgcaagcaaaaaaaaaaagaaaaagaataaatcaCTAGTAACCTCCCGTGACTTTGAAGTGTTTGCACATTATTACACGACTctctaatattttaaaatatccaTATAATTTCCTGTGATTTTATTTAAAGTGGATATTTAATCATCACTATATAAAAAGCAATAGAGAGTGTAAGTGTAAGCATATTttgatcttagtttttgttatgCCTAAATTATGCTCAtgtcttttaattagaattattgcattttaatcatgacactaataagaaaaatgaaaagttttaataaattacATCTAAAAAATGTtggtaattaaaattaaaactacccaCTTACAACTATATTCACAAATCATTTTCCTCATCTCCAATTATTGTATGTGTTAAAATTATCTTCAATTATGATATTCTTATGCATGATAATTAAAGCTAACTACTTTATATACATATTGGTTAAGAAGAAAATCGCAATTAAtcagaagacaaaaggttaTAAACAATtaatgagaaaacaaaaggTTAAATTGATGATTAAATTCACTATATTATGTCATACTGACTaagaaaacttcaaaaaaattatcgataattataaaaaatataacaaaaaagGTTCATAACTACtgaaattgataaaaatttgttGTATCCAAATCATAATGTTTTAGTATGTATTTTGGTCAGGTTTTGTTGTATACACTGGTTTGATAGAACATAGAAAATTTCCTCTTCTTATTGTCACAATCCAAGTAAAATATGCAACAACCTAGTTTAGATATAATAATCTTCCATCTTTAGAGTTCAATAAACTTCTAATTGCTTTGTATAAAATAAACATTTTTTACAACTAGCAATTGCTTAATTTTGTTTATTATATGGTTTCTTAGTCAATATTATACCAAGAACTTAGTTTAAATATGATAATCTTCCAACTTCAGAGTTTTTATAACTGTAAAATgcataataaaattttaattgtttttgtATACAATAAACATTTTGTACAATTACCAATTGCTTAATTTTGTTCATTATATAGTATCTTAATTTATATTATGCCAATAATCACAGTTTTAcacaaaaatttaatatattaaaggtttttttttcttggaaaaaTATATTCACGTGCATAAAGGAAAATACTGCACGTGCTTTGCACGTGAGCATGATAAcccaaatataatatttttgtaGCTACTAAAATTTGTTGTGAAGTTTTTATTATCTAACTCACAACATAATCACGTGAGTATAATAATCCAAATATAATATATTTGTAGCTATTAAAATTAGTTGTGAAATTTTGATTATCTACCTCATAGTATAATTTATGCATGcttttcaatttctttaaccaattttggttgCAAACATTATTCAAATTGAACTCTTTGACCTAAAACTATTAGAACCTTTTTTGAGCTTTTAttgattaaatttggattgaaCTTTATAACAATTGTTAATATTATCATGTTTTACCAAAGGCGTTGTGATTACCCTTAAATTATAAAATTGTACTTTTTTTTATAGTTCAAAATAATGTTGTTGAGAAGAAAATATATGTGCACACATCAAGTACGCATATGAGAAGCAAATCTAATTTGCAAAAGCtactaaaattttaaaaggggCATTAGAATACaccataaattgaatttttagATCTTTATCATTTCGATTTTTGTACTATGCATCTACTTTCCTACCCCCCCTGCCTTCACAAGCTCATTTATCAGTTGGGGTTGAGATATGTCTTTTTCCAAGTGAAAATAAAATCTATGATGGATTTTCTAGTAAAATTATTGGATATAATTGAAaaactaagatttttttttttggctaacccCATACACAGGGATGGATGCCAGcccatattttatttattattaaaaaCTTGAGTTACACGAGGGGACGAGGCCTTATCTCAAGTATCGACATGATAATGATCCAAAATCATAACATAGACAATCTTCAGCTTCCTAATCAAAGGCATTCCTGGTCATCGAGTCGAGTTTCCCTTGAAGCCAAAGTTGGTAGCATACGTATATGTTCATAAATCCTAATATGCTGTTCGGGATGGGCAACTCCCACATTAGACAATGTGTCTGCAACTTTATTGGCCTCCTTATAGAGTTTATTTCCACAATAACCTCATTCTTTAAAACTATTCCCAAACTAATGCACTTTCAAAATATATTTCCTTGTTAACCTACTTGTTGCCATGCGGACTTTGAGTATGAAAAGTATTCACATTTCCATCTTATATTAAGAGGTACAATCCACATCAATAGATTTTTaataacttttcaatagttCAAATTTTGCTACTTATGTACAAttttaaagataaataaaattatttctCTATCTATTATTGAGTTAATTAGTGTTTCTCACATTAGATTGGCTCATATAGCGTGTTAATTTTGATACTAACACTGACCTAGTtatattttctctctcctatttttttggaattaatgtattctcttttgataagtcaaaaaatgcaagagaatttttttcaaattttctttcccCTTATAGTGGAATTTTTATAGTTCACGTAAACTATGATTATTATTTATCTTGAAATGTTTACTCGTACTTCAAACAATTTGAGTTTTTGCAAACTTcttaaaatttacaaaattaGGAGACTACCA
This portion of the Coffea eugenioides isolate CCC68of chromosome 11, Ceug_1.0, whole genome shotgun sequence genome encodes:
- the LOC113754438 gene encoding uncharacterized protein LOC113754438, with product MMWEVLWFKRVQYDSYPYLWQLQNSDGKTAKQVFETKHASLREKAERTVRELANTVLIVSALIGTINFAAIFTVPGGFDQMTGEPIFLKNRRWEFGLLMFYLAGGLFSSLFTMGTLLVIFFLRFETEDFYVSLPCYYVMDMIAIFYSAVFTIVACCQALIVQKVVITDFRPLVVFFFIYGLVALVLMETSYRMFDYVYYLIRYSLSYRGQES